A window of the Sabethes cyaneus chromosome 1, idSabCyanKW18_F2, whole genome shotgun sequence genome harbors these coding sequences:
- the LOC128745280 gene encoding uncharacterized protein LOC128745280, whose protein sequence is MESTGECAICLEAMPPSALRLQQCAHRFHADCINRWLSVRNRCPICRIVTTEGMPLNATRAEVDYSDEENQFDDSFTASSVEDEDYMEYDSDCLEEGDTGSYEGSDSGGVPDDANWDISEPEADDLLDDANWDVNWEDDNESEDVRLEEEAVLDDAGWDDNEIEDILVDYDPNEEDEPLVEEWLDFYEEE, encoded by the exons ATGGAATCGACTGg CGAATGCGCTATCTGTTTGGAAGCGATGCCACCTAGTGCGCTGCGTTTGCAGCAATGCGCACACCGTTTCCATGCCGACTGCATCAACCGATGGTTATCTGTAAGAAATCGTTGCCCCATTTGCAGAATCGTCACGACGGAAGGGATGCCGCTGAATGCCACGAGAGCGGAAGTGGACTATTCGGATGAAGAAAATCAGTTCGACGATTCGTTTACTGCTTCAAGTGTTGAAGATGAAGATTATATGGAATATGACTCAGACTGTTTGGAAGAAGGTGATACAGGAAGTTACGAAGGGTCAGATAGCGGGGGCGTTCCAGACGATGCTAACTGGGATATCAGTGAACCCGAAGCAGATGATCTGCTAGACGATGCTAACTGGGATGTTAACTGGGAAGATGACAATGAATCTGAAGATGTCCGGCTAGAAGAGGAAGCCGTTTTAGACGATGCTGGCTGGGATGACAATGAAATCGAGGATATCCTGGTAGATTATGATCCGAATGAAGAAGATGAACCACTGGTCGAAGAATGGTTAGATTTCTACGAGGAAGAATAA